The DNA window AGGAAGGGCGCCGTTCATTGCTTTCACTGTGGCGCAGGCTTTTAATGTGGTCTGGACCTTATTAATATCGTATATCCTGTTCTCTGCTCTGGATTAGGGCGGGGATCTTTTTTTGTGAATGTAAGATTATGCACTACAACATAATGTTTTAGTGCATAATCTTTTTGCTTTCCCGTGACCGTTACAATTCATGTTTATCAAGCCCTGCTTTGCGATCTTTGCGCCCTTTGCGGTGAGCAATTCACACTTTAAACCGCGAAGAACGCAAAGGACGCAAAGAATTGAAAATCGTACCAACAATTAATGTAACTGTCACGCTTTTTCAGATAATTAAATCCCCCATAGATTTCACTTTAACTCAAGATGTATCTTCACAGCTTTCTCTATCTCTTTCAAGATCGTCTCCGGCACTGTCCCGATTCGCTCCCGGAGCCTTCTTCTATCCACAGTCCTTATTTGATTTGCCTTTACTCTGGAATCACCTGGCATATTTGAGATGCCTTTCTTCATGAAAACCTCAAAAGGATACACCTTCCCAACACTTGAAGTAACAGGAAGAACGGTAACAGTATCTGCAAATTCATTGTTAATGTTATTTGAGATCACGACAG is part of the Candidatus Methanoperedens sp. genome and encodes:
- a CDS encoding type II toxin-antitoxin system PemK/MazF family toxin; its protein translation is MELIKRGDVYWIRLDPIEGSEIGKTRPAVVISNNINNEFADTVTVLPVTSSVGKVYPFEVFMKKGISNMPGDSRVKANQIRTVDRRRLRERIGTVPETILKEIEKAVKIHLELK